In the genome of Polaribacter atrinae, one region contains:
- a CDS encoding UDP-N-acetylmuramoyl-L-alanyl-D-glutamate--2,6-diaminopimelate ligase, translating to MKNLKDILYQVAIDQVFGLTDVEVNSVVFDSRKIEKNDVFVAQKGVSVDGHLYIEKAINLGAIAIICEDFPVGKKAGITYVQVADANVALAIMASNFYENPSKKMPLIGVTGTNGKTTIASLLYQLFKKAGYKVGLLSTVKILVDEVEFKATHTTPDSVTINRYLDKMIDAGVDYCFMEVSSHGIHQKRTEGLVFAGGIFTNLSHDHLDYHKTFAEYRDVKKTFFDSLPKAAFALTNIDDKNGDFVLQNTKAKKVTYALKTLADYRAKILEKQFSGTLLKINETEVWTKLIGQFNASNLLAIFATAELLGLEKLEILTVISQLENVSGRFEYVISEDGVTAIVDYAHTPDALKNVLETINDIRTGNEKLITVVGCGGDRDVTKRPKMAHIASQLSNQAIFTSDNPRTENAQTILDEMEVGVAAENYKKTLLILDRRQAIKTACKFSERGDIILIAGKGHENYQEINGVRTHFDDLEEVKNCFNQLKK from the coding sequence CTGAAGAATTTAAAAGACATATTATATCAGGTTGCTATAGATCAAGTATTTGGGCTTACGGATGTTGAGGTGAATTCTGTTGTTTTCGATTCTAGAAAGATTGAAAAGAATGATGTTTTTGTTGCTCAAAAAGGAGTTTCTGTAGATGGTCATTTATATATAGAAAAAGCAATTAATTTAGGTGCAATTGCAATTATTTGTGAAGATTTTCCTGTGGGTAAAAAAGCAGGAATTACGTATGTACAAGTTGCAGATGCAAATGTTGCTTTAGCTATTATGGCTTCTAATTTTTATGAAAATCCGTCCAAAAAGATGCCGTTAATAGGTGTTACGGGTACAAACGGAAAAACAACCATAGCATCACTTTTATATCAGTTGTTTAAAAAAGCAGGTTATAAAGTAGGGTTGCTTTCAACGGTAAAGATTTTGGTTGATGAAGTTGAGTTTAAAGCAACGCATACAACGCCAGATTCTGTTACCATCAACAGGTATTTAGATAAGATGATTGATGCTGGTGTAGATTATTGTTTTATGGAGGTGAGTTCTCATGGAATTCATCAAAAAAGAACAGAGGGTTTAGTGTTTGCAGGTGGGATTTTTACAAACCTATCACACGACCATTTAGATTATCATAAAACATTTGCAGAATATAGAGATGTAAAGAAAACCTTTTTTGATTCGTTACCTAAAGCTGCTTTTGCGCTTACTAATATCGATGATAAAAATGGTGACTTTGTGTTACAAAACACAAAAGCTAAGAAAGTAACTTATGCTTTAAAAACATTAGCAGATTATAGAGCTAAGATTTTAGAAAAACAGTTTTCTGGAACACTTTTAAAAATAAATGAAACAGAAGTTTGGACCAAGTTAATTGGTCAGTTTAATGCTTCTAATTTGTTGGCAATTTTTGCAACTGCTGAATTATTAGGGTTAGAAAAGTTAGAAATTTTAACAGTTATTAGTCAGTTAGAAAATGTTAGTGGTCGTTTCGAGTATGTTATTTCAGAAGATGGAGTTACGGCAATTGTAGATTATGCACACACGCCAGATGCTTTAAAAAACGTATTAGAAACCATTAATGATATTAGAACAGGTAATGAGAAATTAATTACAGTTGTTGGTTGTGGTGGTGATAGAGATGTAACAAAAAGACCAAAAATGGCACATATTGCTTCTCAGTTAAGTAATCAAGCGATTTTTACATCAGACAATCCTAGAACAGAAAATGCACAAACTATTTTAGATGAAATGGAAGTTGGTGTTGCTGCTGAAAATTATAAAAAAACATTGTTAATTCTAGATAGAAGACAAGCAATTAAAACTGCTTGTAAATTTTCTGAAAGAGGAGATATTATTTTAATAGCAGGAAAAGGGCATGAGAATTATCAAGAAATTAATGGAGTGAGAACTCATTTTGATGATTTAGAAGAAGTAAAGAACTGTTTCAATCAATTAAAAAAATAA
- a CDS encoding cell division protein FtsQ/DivIB — protein sequence MKFKKFLKYIAFLLLIGCLGFLYSFSGKRNSNKKVTEIIIEFEAGDNQFLTHSMVNKLLIQNDTTVKNQAKSVINLYSLEKTVSENPYVENAAVFLTISGTLKSIIKQRTPVARIVDKKDSYYVDKQGVKIPLSSNYSARVMLVSGVKQEEEVKEILPLISFILQDNFLQKEVVGIEKFADDEYQFSVRSGNYKIDFGKLSEIDVKFKKLKAFYNKTFEDKTIEEYKTINLKYHNQVVCAK from the coding sequence ATGAAGTTTAAGAAGTTTTTAAAATACATAGCATTCCTTTTATTAATAGGGTGTTTGGGGTTTTTGTATAGTTTTTCTGGAAAAAGAAATTCGAATAAAAAAGTGACAGAAATTATTATAGAATTTGAGGCTGGAGACAATCAATTTTTGACACATTCTATGGTTAATAAATTGTTAATACAAAATGACACAACTGTGAAAAACCAAGCAAAATCTGTGATAAATTTATACAGTTTGGAAAAAACGGTTTCGGAAAACCCATATGTTGAAAATGCAGCTGTATTTTTAACCATATCGGGGACCCTAAAATCCATCATAAAACAGCGTACACCTGTTGCAAGAATTGTTGATAAAAAAGATTCTTATTATGTTGATAAACAAGGTGTAAAAATACCTTTGTCTAGTAATTATTCAGCAAGAGTAATGCTTGTTTCTGGTGTTAAACAAGAGGAAGAAGTAAAAGAAATATTGCCTTTAATATCCTTTATTTTACAGGATAATTTTTTGCAAAAAGAAGTGGTTGGAATTGAGAAATTCGCCGACGATGAGTATCAATTTTCCGTGAGAAGTGGAAATTATAAAATTGATTTTGGAAAATTATCTGAAATTGATGTGAAATTTAAGAAGTTAAAAGCGTTTTATAACAAGACATTTGAAGATAAAACGATTGAAGAGTATAAAACGATTAATTTAAAATATCACAACCAAGTTGTGTGCGCAAAATAA
- a CDS encoding FtsW/RodA/SpoVE family cell cycle protein, translated as MKTIFQYIKGDKTIWAIVAILAIFSFMPVYSASTNLEYVVGSGSSFGYLIKHVVLLIMGFAIIYGVHKVPYRFFSGGSVIMLPVIVFLLIYTLSQGTTIGGANASRWISIGGIGFQTSTLAGLVLMVYVARYLSKNKDNVIGFKESLWQLWLPVAVVLSLILPANFSTTAIIFTMILIITFIGGYPLKYLGIIIGAGIGALLIFVLAAKAFPDLMPNRVQTWENRITSFSDDEGKEAYQVEKAKIAIAMGETFGVGPGKSVQKNFLPQSTSDFIYAIIVEEYGLVGGFLIVSIYFILLFRIFVVIRKTTTIFGTLLVLGVGLPIIFQASINMAVATNLFPVTGQTLPLISSGGTSIWMTCFALGMILSVSASKEETEEDILDDNPLNILHETID; from the coding sequence ATGAAAACCATTTTTCAATATATAAAAGGAGATAAAACCATTTGGGCAATTGTTGCTATTTTGGCCATATTCTCATTTATGCCAGTTTATAGCGCAAGCACAAACTTGGAGTATGTTGTTGGTTCTGGTTCTTCTTTTGGGTACCTTATAAAACATGTAGTTTTGTTAATTATGGGCTTTGCTATTATTTATGGGGTTCATAAAGTGCCTTATAGATTTTTTTCTGGTGGTTCGGTAATAATGCTTCCTGTAATTGTCTTTTTATTGATTTATACGCTGTCTCAGGGTACAACTATTGGAGGGGCAAATGCAAGTAGATGGATTAGTATTGGTGGTATTGGTTTTCAAACCTCTACATTGGCAGGTTTGGTGTTGATGGTATATGTAGCAAGATATTTATCTAAAAATAAGGATAATGTAATTGGTTTTAAAGAAAGTTTATGGCAGTTATGGTTGCCTGTTGCTGTTGTTTTAAGCTTAATTTTACCTGCCAATTTCTCTACAACGGCAATTATTTTCACCATGATTTTAATTATAACTTTTATTGGTGGATATCCGTTAAAATATTTAGGAATTATAATCGGAGCCGGAATTGGAGCGTTGTTGATTTTTGTTTTAGCAGCAAAAGCTTTTCCTGATTTAATGCCGAATAGAGTACAGACATGGGAAAACAGAATTACAAGTTTTTCTGATGATGAAGGCAAAGAAGCTTACCAAGTAGAAAAAGCAAAAATAGCTATTGCTATGGGAGAAACATTTGGTGTTGGTCCTGGTAAAAGTGTACAAAAAAACTTTTTACCTCAGTCTACATCAGATTTTATTTATGCCATAATTGTTGAAGAATATGGTTTAGTTGGTGGTTTTTTAATTGTATCGATATATTTTATTTTGCTGTTTAGAATTTTTGTTGTCATAAGAAAAACGACAACAATTTTTGGTACTTTGTTAGTCCTAGGAGTTGGGCTTCCAATTATTTTTCAGGCTTCTATAAATATGGCGGTTGCAACCAATTTATTTCCAGTAACAGGGCAAACTTTACCGCTAATTAGTAGTGGTGGTACTTCTATTTGGATGACTTGTTTTGCATTAGGAATGATTTTAAGTGTAAGTGCTTCTAAAGAGGAGACAGAAGAAGATATTTTAGATGATAACCCTTTAAACATACTTCATGAAACAATCGATTAA
- the murG gene encoding undecaprenyldiphospho-muramoylpentapeptide beta-N-acetylglucosaminyltransferase has product MKQSINILISGGGTGGHIYPAIAIANELKLRYPNAKFLFVGAKDKMEMEKVPQAGYEIKGLWISGIQRRLTVDNLSFPFKLISSLWNASKIIRKFKPDVAIGTGGFASGPTLIMANRKGIPTLIQEQNSFPGITNKLLSKKAYKICVAYDNLERFFPADKIVKTGNPVRQDLLSIHSKTEEGKSFFKLDKNQKTILVLGGSLGARKINQLVETNLEFFKKQGVQVIWQCGKLYFEEYKKYNEIENIQVHEFLNRMDFAYAASDIIISRAGASSVSELCIVGKPVLFIPSPNVSEDHQTKNAKSIANKHGAILLKESELETFPIVFETLLKDKGKQSNLSENIKELALPGATTAIVNEVEKLLK; this is encoded by the coding sequence ATGAAACAATCGATTAACATATTAATCTCTGGAGGAGGTACAGGAGGGCACATTTATCCTGCTATTGCGATTGCAAACGAATTGAAGTTGCGTTATCCGAATGCTAAATTTTTGTTTGTAGGGGCAAAGGATAAAATGGAAATGGAAAAAGTTCCGCAAGCGGGATATGAAATAAAAGGATTGTGGATTTCTGGAATACAAAGAAGGTTAACGGTAGACAATTTATCTTTTCCTTTTAAGTTGATCAGTAGTTTATGGAATGCATCTAAAATTATTAGAAAATTTAAACCAGATGTAGCTATTGGTACAGGTGGTTTTGCAAGTGGGCCAACTTTAATAATGGCAAATAGAAAAGGAATTCCGACTCTTATACAAGAGCAGAATTCGTTTCCTGGAATTACTAATAAATTATTGAGTAAAAAAGCTTATAAAATTTGTGTTGCTTATGATAATTTAGAACGTTTTTTTCCTGCTGATAAAATTGTAAAAACAGGAAATCCTGTTCGTCAAGATTTATTATCTATTCATTCTAAAACAGAAGAAGGTAAAAGTTTTTTTAAATTAGATAAAAACCAGAAAACTATTTTAGTTTTAGGAGGTAGTTTAGGAGCAAGGAAAATTAATCAATTGGTGGAAACTAATTTAGAATTCTTTAAAAAACAAGGAGTTCAGGTTATTTGGCAATGTGGTAAATTGTATTTTGAAGAATATAAAAAATACAACGAAATAGAAAATATTCAGGTGCATGAGTTTTTAAATAGAATGGATTTTGCATACGCTGCATCAGATATTATTATTTCTAGAGCAGGCGCGAGTTCTGTTTCCGAATTGTGTATTGTAGGGAAACCTGTATTGTTTATTCCTTCACCAAATGTGTCGGAAGATCATCAAACAAAAAATGCAAAGTCTATTGCGAATAAGCATGGTGCAATTTTGTTAAAGGAAAGTGAATTAGAAACATTTCCAATTGTTTTTGAAACCTTATTAAAAGATAAAGGAAAACAAAGCAATTTGTCAGAAAATATAAAGGAACTAGCGCTTCCGGGAGCAACAACAGCTATTGTAAATGAAGTAGAAAAATTATTAAAATAG
- the mraY gene encoding phospho-N-acetylmuramoyl-pentapeptide-transferase produces MLYYLFEYLENIMDFPGAGLFQFITFRAAGAFILSLLISTIYGRRIIDFLRNQQVGETVRDLGLDGQKQKTGTPTMGGVIIILATLIPVFLLAKLDNIYVIILIITTVWMGLIGFLDDYIKVFKKDKGGLSGKFKVLGQVGLGVIVGSMLYFNDGVTIKEQLPKEQQIINKEGRKVVFGEAHKSTKTTVPFFKDNELEYSKALSFLGDGYEKYGWIVFIFITVFIVTGISNGANLTDGIDGLATGSSAIIVLTLAVFAWVSGNIIFADYLDVMYIPDSGEMTVFILSFAGALIGFLWYNTYPAQVFMGDTGSLTIGGIIAVIAIAIRKELLLPILAGIFVVENLSVIMQVSWFKYTKKKFGEGRRIFKMAPLHHHYQKLNYHESKIVVRFWIVGILLAVFTIVTLKLR; encoded by the coding sequence ATGCTATATTATTTATTTGAATATTTAGAAAATATAATGGATTTTCCTGGTGCTGGATTGTTTCAGTTTATCACATTTAGAGCTGCGGGAGCTTTTATTTTATCATTATTAATTTCAACAATTTATGGTAGAAGAATTATAGATTTTTTAAGAAATCAACAAGTTGGAGAAACGGTTAGGGATTTAGGTTTAGATGGTCAAAAACAAAAAACAGGAACGCCAACAATGGGAGGTGTTATTATCATTTTAGCAACATTAATTCCTGTTTTCTTATTAGCCAAATTAGATAACATCTATGTAATCATTTTAATAATAACTACGGTTTGGATGGGGTTAATTGGTTTTTTGGATGACTATATAAAGGTTTTCAAAAAAGATAAAGGCGGTCTAAGTGGTAAGTTTAAGGTTTTAGGTCAGGTTGGTCTGGGTGTTATTGTAGGTTCTATGCTTTATTTTAATGATGGAGTTACTATAAAAGAACAATTACCAAAAGAGCAACAAATAATAAATAAAGAAGGGAGAAAGGTTGTTTTTGGTGAAGCACATAAATCTACAAAAACTACAGTTCCTTTCTTCAAAGACAATGAATTAGAGTACTCAAAAGCCTTGAGTTTTTTAGGGGATGGCTATGAAAAATATGGATGGATTGTTTTCATATTTATTACTGTTTTTATTGTAACAGGAATTTCAAATGGAGCAAATTTAACAGATGGAATAGATGGTTTAGCAACTGGTTCGTCAGCAATAATAGTGTTAACCTTAGCGGTTTTTGCTTGGGTTTCTGGAAACATCATTTTTGCAGATTATTTAGATGTAATGTATATACCAGATTCGGGTGAAATGACTGTTTTTATTTTGTCGTTTGCTGGGGCATTAATTGGTTTTCTGTGGTACAATACGTATCCGGCTCAGGTCTTTATGGGAGATACAGGTAGTTTAACTATTGGTGGAATTATAGCGGTTATTGCAATTGCTATCCGTAAAGAGTTGTTGTTGCCAATTTTAGCAGGAATATTTGTAGTAGAAAATCTTTCGGTAATTATGCAGGTTTCTTGGTTTAAGTACACAAAAAAGAAATTTGGAGAAGGAAGAAGGATCTTTAAAATGGCGCCTTTGCATCATCATTATCAAAAATTAAACTATCACGAAAGTAAAATTGTAGTCCGTTTTTGGATTGTTGGAATTTTGTTAGCAGTATTTACAATTGTTACTTTAAAATTAAGATAA
- the murD gene encoding UDP-N-acetylmuramoyl-L-alanine--D-glutamate ligase, whose translation MKRLVILGGGESGVGTALLGKQKGYEVFVSDKNGISKKYKEVLLNNEIDFEENQHTESKILSADVVMKSPGIPDKVALILQLKENSIPVISEIEFAAQFTAATIVGITGSNGKTTTTLLLHHILKNAGLNVGVAGNIGDSFAQQVAEQSYESYVLELSSFQLDGIESFNSHIAILTNITPDHLDRYEYDFNKYIDSKFRITKNQTATDYLIYDADDDAINNWLKENKTSAKLVPFSLEKELEYGAYIKDNNIIININKDKINMPLSTLSVKGKHNTKNAMAATMAAQLLKARKQVIIESLEDFEGAEHRLENVAKVRGVEYINDSKATNVNATYYALECMDKTTIWIVGGVDKGNDYNDLLPLVREKVKAIVCLGVDNDKIKNTFGYVVDIIVETAGAEEAVKVSQKLAESGEAVLLSPACASFDLFENYEDRGRQFKNAVRNL comes from the coding sequence ATGAAAAGGCTCGTAATTCTTGGTGGTGGAGAAAGTGGTGTTGGTACAGCACTTTTAGGAAAACAAAAAGGGTACGAAGTCTTTGTTTCGGATAAAAACGGAATATCAAAAAAGTATAAAGAAGTTCTTTTAAATAACGAGATCGATTTTGAGGAAAATCAACATACAGAAAGCAAAATTTTAAGTGCCGATGTAGTGATGAAAAGTCCTGGAATTCCAGATAAGGTTGCTTTAATTCTGCAATTAAAAGAAAATTCAATTCCTGTTATTTCAGAAATTGAATTTGCAGCGCAGTTTACAGCCGCAACTATTGTGGGAATTACAGGTTCTAATGGAAAAACAACTACCACATTGTTATTGCATCATATTTTAAAAAATGCAGGTTTAAATGTTGGTGTTGCAGGTAATATTGGTGACAGTTTTGCGCAACAAGTTGCAGAGCAATCTTATGAAAGCTATGTGTTAGAATTAAGTAGTTTTCAGTTAGATGGAATAGAGAGTTTTAATAGTCATATTGCAATTTTAACAAATATTACACCAGATCATTTAGATAGATATGAATATGATTTTAATAAATATATAGATTCAAAATTTAGAATCACTAAGAATCAGACAGCAACCGATTATTTAATTTATGATGCAGATGATGATGCTATCAATAATTGGTTAAAAGAAAATAAAACAAGCGCAAAATTAGTTCCGTTTTCGCTTGAAAAAGAATTAGAGTATGGAGCCTATATCAAAGACAATAATATTATTATCAATATAAATAAAGACAAAATTAACATGCCGTTATCAACTTTATCAGTAAAAGGAAAACATAATACAAAAAATGCTATGGCAGCTACTATGGCGGCTCAATTATTAAAGGCTAGAAAGCAAGTTATTATAGAGAGTTTAGAAGATTTTGAAGGAGCAGAACACCGCTTAGAAAATGTAGCAAAAGTTAGAGGAGTAGAGTATATAAATGATTCTAAAGCTACCAACGTTAACGCAACGTATTATGCGTTAGAATGTATGGATAAAACCACAATTTGGATTGTTGGTGGTGTAGATAAAGGAAACGATTATAACGATTTGTTGCCTTTGGTTAGAGAAAAGGTAAAAGCAATTGTTTGTTTGGGTGTTGATAATGATAAGATAAAAAACACTTTTGGTTATGTGGTAGATATTATTGTAGAAACTGCGGGAGCGGAAGAAGCTGTAAAGGTATCTCAAAAATTAGCAGAAAGTGGAGAAGCTGTTTTATTGTCGCCAGCATGTGCTAGTTTCGATTTGTTTGAAAACTATGAAGATAGAGGTCGTCAATTTAAGAACGCAGTAAGAAATTTGTAA
- the murC gene encoding UDP-N-acetylmuramate--L-alanine ligase, protein MNLNNIHNVYFVGIGGIGMSAIARYFASNGKKVAGYDKTASQITLDLEGLGAEIHFEDAVKNIPISFLNTEKTLVVYTPAVSKNHAELSYFLENGFTVLKRAEILGKITETTFCLAVAGTHGKTTTSAILGHIMQEVNATAFLGGIAENYDSNLILGADKVSVVEADEFDRSFLKLSPNIACVTSMDADHLDIYGDAEALNESFVEFANKVSGTLIVAKGLPLKGLTYAINEVADYVASNLKIESGKYVFDVKTPSSEIKNIEFHLPGQHNVTNALAAIAMADVYGVSLDIIKKRLSTFKGVKRRFSYKIKTNDFVLIDDYAHHPTAINAVESSVREMYPNEKVLVVFQPHLFSRTKDFIEDFAVALSKFDEVLLLDIYPAREEPIVGVDSKWLLDKIDCKNKKLSKKNKLVKDIKNSLASVVVMLGAGDVGLLVNEVRDELLKTIENEV, encoded by the coding sequence GTGAATTTAAATAATATACATAACGTCTATTTTGTCGGAATTGGAGGCATAGGAATGAGTGCAATTGCTCGTTACTTTGCGTCTAATGGAAAAAAGGTGGCTGGTTATGATAAAACAGCTTCTCAAATTACTTTAGATTTAGAAGGTTTGGGTGCTGAAATTCATTTTGAGGATGCTGTTAAAAACATTCCTATTTCATTTTTAAATACAGAAAAAACGTTGGTTGTCTATACACCTGCAGTTTCTAAAAATCATGCTGAATTAAGTTATTTTTTAGAGAATGGTTTTACGGTTTTAAAAAGAGCAGAAATTTTAGGCAAAATAACAGAAACAACTTTTTGTCTTGCGGTTGCGGGTACACATGGTAAAACAACCACTTCAGCTATTTTAGGGCATATTATGCAGGAAGTAAATGCAACTGCTTTTTTAGGTGGAATTGCAGAAAACTATGATTCTAACCTAATTTTAGGTGCTGATAAAGTTAGTGTTGTAGAAGCAGATGAGTTTGATCGATCTTTCTTAAAGTTGAGTCCTAATATTGCTTGTGTAACCTCTATGGATGCAGATCATTTAGATATTTATGGAGATGCAGAAGCTTTAAATGAGTCTTTTGTAGAGTTTGCAAACAAGGTTTCTGGAACATTAATTGTAGCAAAAGGATTACCGTTAAAAGGGTTGACTTATGCAATTAATGAGGTTGCAGATTATGTTGCTTCGAATTTAAAAATAGAAAGCGGAAAGTATGTTTTTGATGTAAAAACACCGTCATCAGAAATTAAAAATATTGAATTTCATTTACCAGGTCAGCATAATGTTACGAATGCATTAGCGGCAATAGCTATGGCTGATGTTTATGGAGTCTCGTTAGATATAATTAAAAAACGTTTATCAACTTTTAAAGGCGTAAAAAGAAGGTTTTCATATAAAATTAAAACAAACGATTTTGTATTAATTGATGATTATGCGCACCATCCAACAGCAATAAATGCGGTAGAAAGTTCTGTAAGAGAAATGTATCCGAATGAAAAAGTATTGGTTGTTTTTCAGCCACATTTGTTTTCTAGAACAAAAGATTTTATTGAAGATTTTGCTGTTGCATTATCAAAATTTGATGAAGTTTTATTGTTAGACATTTATCCTGCAAGAGAAGAACCGATTGTTGGAGTAGATTCTAAATGGTTGTTAGATAAAATTGATTGTAAGAATAAAAAATTAAGTAAAAAAAATAAATTAGTAAAAGATATTAAAAATTCGTTGGCAAGTGTGGTAGTAATGTTGGGTGCTGGTGATGTTGGATTGCTGGTTAATGAGGTACGTGATGAACTTTTAAAAACGATAGAAAATGAAGTTTAA